Proteins encoded together in one Lathyrus oleraceus cultivar Zhongwan6 chromosome 5, CAAS_Psat_ZW6_1.0, whole genome shotgun sequence window:
- the LOC127081970 gene encoding secreted RxLR effector protein 161-like, with protein sequence MHDSKKGFIPMQHGLCLSKTQSPSTKEEREHMNKIPYASAIGSIMYAMLCTRPDVSYALSTTSRYQSDPGDAHWVAVKNILKYLRRTKDSFLIYGGQEELAVVGYTDASFQTDKDDFRSQSGYVFCLNGGAVSWKSSKQDTVADSTTEAEYIAASTAAKEFLKGTNRTRNDESV encoded by the coding sequence atgcatgattccaagaaaggattcatacctatgcaacatggcctgtgtctatcaaaaacacaatccccttcaactaaggaagaaagggaacacatgaataagattccatatgcatctgcaataggatctatcatgtatgccatgttatgtactcgaccagatgtctcgtatgctttaagtacaacgagtaggtaccaatctgatcctggtgatgcccattgggtagctgttaagaatatccttaagtacttgagaaggactaaggactcattcttgatatatggaggtcaggaagaattGGCTGTAGTTGGctacaccgatgctagcttccagacagacaaggatgactttagatcgcaatctggttatgtgttttgcttaaacggtggcgctgtgagctggaaaagttcaaagcaagatacagttgctgattctacaaccgaggccgagtatattgctgcctcaactgcagcaaaggaa